In a genomic window of Sphingomonas koreensis:
- a CDS encoding LacI family DNA-binding transcriptional regulator: MARRKQAVTIRHVAADAGVSLQTVSRVINKEPNVRPEMAERVRASIAKLGYVPSIAAQRMSGSRSYLIMALNDRERTIDGWRARDGTDWVDQMLLGGMLTCAEHGYRLIVELVDTHSDHIERELSAALAALQPDGVILTPPHSANPAILALLDDAHIGLARIGSLAEGPGFRLTMGDDIAAGLATRHLIELGHERIGLIAGPDEYELSGWRVDGWRAAMAEAGLSIEGLLAQGDFSRQSGRAAAPSLLEAGATAIIASNDQMTLGTLEIARERGLEVPGDLSLISFDDTPIARFHHPSLTAVTQPIADVTARAVELIIAERGGEAAPDGPVVVFPSLTVRQSTGPRRG, translated from the coding sequence ATGGCACGCCGCAAACAGGCCGTCACGATCCGGCACGTCGCCGCCGATGCTGGGGTTTCGCTCCAGACGGTGAGCCGCGTGATCAACAAGGAGCCGAATGTCCGGCCCGAAATGGCCGAGCGTGTCCGCGCGTCGATCGCCAAGCTGGGCTATGTCCCCTCGATCGCGGCGCAGCGAATGAGCGGATCGCGGTCCTATCTCATCATGGCGCTCAACGATCGCGAGCGCACGATCGACGGCTGGCGTGCGCGCGACGGCACCGACTGGGTCGATCAGATGTTGCTCGGCGGCATGCTGACCTGCGCCGAACATGGTTACCGACTGATCGTCGAGCTGGTCGACACACATAGCGACCATATCGAGCGCGAGCTGAGCGCGGCCCTTGCGGCGCTGCAGCCCGATGGCGTGATCCTGACTCCGCCGCACTCGGCCAATCCCGCGATTCTGGCCTTGCTCGACGACGCGCATATTGGGCTCGCCCGGATCGGGTCGCTGGCCGAAGGGCCAGGGTTCCGGCTGACGATGGGGGACGATATCGCGGCAGGGCTCGCCACCCGGCATCTGATCGAGCTGGGCCATGAGCGGATCGGGCTGATCGCCGGGCCGGACGAGTATGAACTGAGCGGCTGGCGTGTCGATGGCTGGCGCGCGGCGATGGCCGAGGCAGGGCTGTCGATTGAAGGACTGCTGGCGCAAGGCGACTTCTCGCGTCAGTCGGGCCGTGCCGCAGCCCCGAGCCTGCTGGAGGCGGGGGCGACTGCGATCATCGCAAGCAATGACCAGATGACGCTGGGAACGCTGGAAATCGCGCGCGAGCGCGGGCTGGAGGTACCTGGTGATCTCTCTCTCATCAGCTTCGACGACACGCCGATCGCAAGATTTCACCACCCGTCCCTGACCGCGGTTACGCAACCCATCGCTGATGTGACGGCGCGCGCCGTCGAACTGATCATCGCCGAACGGGGCGGGGAGGCCGCACCAGACGGGCCGGTTGTGGTTTTCCCGTCACTGACTGTGCGCCAATCGACAGGGCCGCGCCGGGGCTGA
- a CDS encoding integration host factor subunit beta, producing the protein MIRSELVQMLAADNPDLSAREIERIVDTFFEEITTRLVSNGRVELRGFGAFSTRARDARTGRNPRTGETVDVGAKRVPYFKPGKEMRSRLNV; encoded by the coding sequence ATGATCCGTTCTGAACTCGTGCAGATGCTGGCGGCGGACAATCCCGACCTGTCTGCGCGTGAGATCGAACGCATCGTCGATACTTTCTTCGAAGAAATCACCACGCGCCTGGTTTCCAATGGCCGCGTCGAATTGCGCGGTTTCGGCGCTTTCTCCACCCGCGCCCGCGATGCACGCACCGGCCGTAACCCCCGCACCGGCGAGACCGTCGATGTCGGTGCGAAGCGGGTCCCCTATTTCAAGCCCGGCAAGGAAATGCGCAGCCGCCTCAACGTCTAG
- the rpsA gene encoding 30S ribosomal protein S1: MATSANPTRDDFAALLDQTLGGAESFEGRVVIGTVTGIENDLAIIDVGLKSEGRVPLREFAAPGQPAELKVGDEVEVYVDRVENANGEAMLSRDRARREAAWDKLELEFSQGNRVEGIIFGRVKGGFTVDLSGAVAFLPGSQVDIRPVRDVQPLMDLPQPFQILKMDRKRGNIVVSRRAVLEENRAEQRSGLIQSLAEGQVIDGVVKNITDYGAFVDLGGIDGLLHVTDLSYKRVNHPSEMLNIGDTVKVQIIRINRDTQRISLGMKQLESDPWDGAGSKYPVGAKLSGRVTNITEYGAFVELEPGIEGLVHVSEMSWTKKNVHPGKIVSTSQEVDVVVLEVDQDKRRISLGLKQAHQNPWEAFAAAHPVGTEVEGEVKNATEFGLFIGLDNDVDGMVHMSDIAWGISGEDALALHRKGEMVKAVVLAVEPDKERISLGMKQLERGGVPTGAAAAGASARVNKNEVVTVTVLEVRDAGLEVQVGDDGATGFIKRTDLGRDRDEQRPERFQVGQKFDAMVTGLDRSKKPTFSVKAMQIAEEKQAVAQYGSSDSGASLGDILGEALKAREEKK; this comes from the coding sequence ATGGCCACTTCGGCAAACCCAACGCGCGACGATTTCGCCGCGCTGCTCGACCAGACCCTTGGCGGTGCGGAGAGCTTCGAAGGCCGTGTCGTCATCGGCACCGTCACCGGCATCGAAAACGACCTCGCCATCATCGACGTCGGCCTCAAGAGCGAAGGCCGCGTGCCGCTGCGCGAGTTCGCAGCCCCCGGCCAGCCCGCCGAACTCAAGGTCGGTGACGAAGTCGAGGTCTATGTCGACCGCGTCGAGAATGCGAACGGCGAAGCGATGCTCAGCCGCGACCGCGCCCGCCGCGAAGCGGCATGGGACAAGCTCGAGCTCGAATTCTCGCAGGGCAACCGCGTCGAGGGCATCATCTTCGGCCGCGTCAAGGGCGGCTTCACCGTCGACCTGTCGGGCGCCGTGGCGTTCCTCCCCGGTTCGCAGGTCGATATCCGTCCGGTGCGCGACGTGCAGCCGCTGATGGACCTGCCGCAGCCGTTCCAGATCCTCAAGATGGACCGCAAGCGCGGCAACATCGTCGTGTCGCGCCGCGCCGTTCTCGAAGAGAATCGCGCCGAGCAGCGTTCGGGCCTGATCCAGTCGCTGGCCGAGGGCCAGGTGATCGACGGCGTGGTCAAGAACATCACCGATTACGGTGCGTTCGTTGATCTCGGCGGCATCGACGGCCTGCTGCACGTCACCGACTTGAGCTACAAGCGCGTCAACCACCCGTCGGAGATGCTGAACATCGGCGACACGGTGAAGGTGCAGATCATCCGCATCAACCGCGACACCCAGCGCATCTCGCTCGGCATGAAGCAGCTCGAAAGCGATCCGTGGGATGGCGCGGGTTCGAAGTACCCGGTCGGCGCCAAGCTGTCGGGCCGCGTGACCAACATCACCGAATATGGCGCGTTCGTCGAGCTCGAGCCGGGCATCGAGGGCCTCGTCCACGTCTCGGAAATGAGCTGGACCAAGAAGAACGTCCATCCGGGCAAGATCGTCTCGACCTCGCAGGAAGTCGATGTCGTGGTGCTCGAGGTCGATCAGGACAAGCGCCGCATCTCGCTGGGTCTCAAGCAGGCCCACCAGAACCCGTGGGAAGCCTTCGCCGCTGCTCATCCGGTCGGCACCGAGGTCGAGGGCGAAGTCAAGAACGCCACCGAGTTCGGCCTGTTCATCGGTCTGGACAACGACGTCGACGGCATGGTCCACATGTCGGACATCGCCTGGGGCATCTCGGGCGAGGACGCGCTGGCGCTTCACCGCAAGGGCGAGATGGTCAAGGCCGTCGTCCTGGCCGTCGAGCCGGACAAGGAGCGCATCTCGCTCGGCATGAAGCAGCTCGAGCGCGGTGGCGTCCCCACCGGTGCGGCTGCTGCCGGCGCGAGCGCACGCGTCAACAAGAACGAAGTGGTTACGGTCACGGTTCTGGAAGTGCGTGATGCGGGCCTCGAAGTGCAGGTCGGCGACGACGGCGCAACCGGCTTCATCAAGCGCACCGATCTCGGCCGCGACCGCGACGAGCAGCGTCCGGAGCGTTTCCAGGTCGGCCAGAAGTTCGACGCGATGGTCACCGGTCTCGACCGCTCGAAGAAGCCGACCTTCTCGGTGAAGGCGATGCAGATCGCCGAAGAGAAGCAGGCCGTTGCGCAGTATGGCTCGTCCGACTCGGGCGCGTCGCTGGGCGACATTCTCGGCGAAGCTCTCAAGGCGCGCGAAGAGAAGAAGTGA
- a CDS encoding STAS/SEC14 domain-containing protein, producing the protein MAPVASSAADAECVVVASEPGLYEIVRDDRVKILRINSVAVQQLADVDRYLATLGDVVRDARLRFGKVRVLADLRNSPIRTQEAAERMRTGNLALYRDGDRVALIVESSLLKMQLRRTLVEYQNIFLSPSAAETWLTALD; encoded by the coding sequence GTGGCACCGGTGGCATCATCGGCGGCGGATGCGGAGTGCGTGGTCGTGGCGTCGGAGCCCGGCCTGTACGAGATCGTCCGCGACGACCGGGTCAAGATTCTGCGGATCAACAGCGTTGCCGTTCAGCAGCTCGCCGATGTCGATCGCTATCTGGCGACACTGGGCGATGTCGTGCGCGATGCACGGCTTCGCTTCGGCAAGGTGCGTGTCCTTGCCGATCTGCGCAATTCGCCGATCCGTACCCAGGAAGCGGCCGAGCGGATGCGGACGGGGAATCTGGCGCTGTATCGCGACGGCGATCGAGTCGCGCTGATCGTGGAATCGAGCCTGCTCAAGATGCAGCTCCGCCGTACGCTGGTCGAATATCAGAACATCTTCCTGTCGCCGAGCGCGGCGGAGACCTGGCTGACGGCGCTGGACTAG
- the ald gene encoding alanine dehydrogenase, with product MRVGVPKEIKNHEYRVGLTPPLVAELTASGHDVIVETKAGSGIDFEDSDYVAAGARIVATAAEVFAQADMIVKVKEPQPQEVAMLEPRHTLFTYLHLAPDPEQAAGLIKSGATCIAYETVTANDRSLPLLKPMSEVAGRMSVQVGAHYLEKEQGGRGVLLGGVPGVAPAKVAILGGGVSGINAAQMATGLRADVTIYDINNSRLAELDMHFGSQIKTAYASKAAIAAAVANAHLVIGAVLVPGAAAPKLVTRDMLKTMKRGSVLVDIAIDQGGCFETSHATTHEDPVYEIDGVIHYCVANMPGAVARTSTFALNNATLPFVMKLANLGAEKAMAADPHLAAGLNVYKGAITHEAVAEALDLQFTAWKP from the coding sequence ATGCGCGTCGGCGTTCCCAAAGAGATCAAGAATCATGAATATCGCGTGGGCCTCACGCCCCCGCTGGTCGCCGAACTGACCGCGTCGGGTCACGACGTGATCGTCGAGACCAAGGCGGGCTCGGGCATCGACTTCGAAGACAGCGACTATGTCGCCGCCGGCGCGCGCATCGTCGCCACCGCCGCCGAGGTCTTCGCGCAGGCCGACATGATCGTGAAAGTCAAGGAGCCGCAGCCGCAGGAAGTGGCGATGCTCGAACCGCGCCACACGCTCTTCACCTACCTTCACCTCGCCCCGGATCCCGAGCAGGCGGCAGGCCTGATCAAGTCGGGCGCGACCTGCATCGCCTATGAGACCGTCACCGCCAACGATCGGTCGCTCCCGCTGCTCAAGCCGATGAGCGAGGTCGCAGGCCGCATGTCGGTGCAGGTCGGCGCGCACTATCTTGAGAAGGAACAGGGTGGCCGCGGCGTGCTGCTCGGCGGCGTTCCGGGCGTCGCGCCTGCCAAGGTCGCGATCCTCGGCGGCGGCGTGTCGGGCATCAACGCGGCGCAGATGGCGACAGGCCTGCGTGCCGACGTCACCATCTATGACATCAACAACTCGCGCCTTGCCGAACTCGACATGCATTTCGGCAGCCAGATCAAGACCGCCTATGCCAGCAAGGCGGCGATCGCCGCCGCGGTGGCGAACGCCCATCTCGTGATCGGCGCGGTGCTGGTGCCCGGCGCCGCTGCACCGAAGCTGGTGACGCGCGACATGCTCAAGACGATGAAGCGCGGCTCGGTGCTGGTCGATATCGCGATCGATCAGGGCGGATGTTTCGAGACCAGCCATGCCACCACGCATGAGGATCCGGTCTACGAGATCGACGGCGTGATCCACTATTGCGTCGCCAACATGCCGGGCGCGGTCGCGCGCACCAGCACCTTTGCACTCAACAACGCGACGCTGCCCTTCGTGATGAAGCTCGCCAATCTCGGCGCGGAGAAGGCGATGGCGGCCGATCCGCACCTCGCCGCCGGTCTCAACGTCTACAAGGGCGCGATCACCCATGAGGCGGTGGCCGAAGCGCTCGATCTCCAGTTTACGGCCTGGAAGCCGTAA
- a CDS encoding Lrp/AsnC family transcriptional regulator, translated as MDRIDEAILKQLSLNARAPVSQIAGQVGLSQSACTRRIQALEASGHILGYSARLGLRRLGYSVTAMVDITLGTEVGEDLARFEAAVAQIDGIVECALVSGGYDYRLKILCRDLDDYERLHREEMGRLPGVVKISSSFVLRAVPTRSEANALFPATGR; from the coding sequence ATGGACCGGATTGACGAAGCGATCCTGAAGCAGCTTTCGCTCAACGCCCGTGCGCCTGTGAGCCAGATTGCGGGGCAGGTGGGCCTGTCGCAATCGGCCTGCACCCGCCGCATCCAGGCGCTCGAGGCGTCGGGGCATATCCTGGGCTACAGCGCCCGGCTGGGTTTGCGGCGGCTGGGCTATAGCGTCACCGCGATGGTCGATATCACGCTGGGGACCGAAGTGGGTGAGGATCTGGCGCGATTCGAGGCGGCGGTGGCGCAGATCGACGGAATCGTCGAATGCGCGCTGGTTTCGGGCGGATACGACTATCGCCTCAAGATACTGTGCCGTGATCTGGACGATTATGAGCGCCTTCACCGAGAGGAGATGGGGCGGCTGCCCGGCGTGGTGAAGATCAGCTCCAGCTTCGTGCTGCGTGCCGTGCCGACACGGAGCGAGGCCAATGCGCTGTTTCCAGCGACGGGACGGTAA
- a CDS encoding potassium transporter Kup: MSEANGSPEPADDSSSHPTHAQHHGHGREAALWKLAVGAIGIVFGDIGTSPLYAFRETFSAAHHPEHPLPLDELHILGVISLMFWSMMVVVTLKYVSIIMRADNKGEGGSLALLALINRSSGQKRWTAGIVLLGVFATALFYGDSMITPAVSVLSAVEGLAVAAPAFSNWVLPIAIAILVILFSIQRTGTARVGAMFGPIMLTYFATIATLGLISASQTPGVLWAFLPSYAFNFFVVDPFAAFLALGSVVLAVTGAEALYADMGHFGRKPIRFSWLWFVLPALMCNYLGQGALLMRDATALQNPFYMLAPEYLRLPLVGIATMAAIIASQAVITGAFSVTQQGIQLGFIPRLRITHTSASTAGQIYIPLINWALMIAIILLVLTFQTSSNLTAAYGIAVTGAMLIDNFLIAVVLFTLWKWKKRYAIPLLALFFLVDLAYFTANLTKVPDGGWFPLLAGVVIFTLLTTWAKGRRLMVERMRESAMPIKVFIQSAAGSAARVPGTAVFMTSTPEGVPHALLHNLKHNKVLHERVILLTVKIADMPYVAEEARVKVDDLGQGFHRMLLYYGFMQEADVPGALKAVGACGGKCGGAFNMMDTSFFLSRQTLLPSERPGMRIWREKLFAWMLRNAESAMEFFRLPTNRVVELGSQVEI, encoded by the coding sequence GTGAGCGAGGCCAACGGAAGCCCCGAGCCGGCCGACGACTCGTCTTCGCATCCCACGCACGCTCAGCATCATGGGCATGGCCGCGAGGCCGCGTTGTGGAAGCTCGCGGTCGGTGCGATCGGAATCGTGTTCGGCGATATCGGCACCAGCCCGCTCTATGCGTTTCGCGAGACGTTCAGCGCGGCGCATCACCCCGAACACCCCCTGCCGCTCGACGAATTGCACATCCTCGGCGTCATCAGCCTGATGTTCTGGTCGATGATGGTGGTGGTGACGCTCAAATATGTCAGCATCATCATGCGCGCAGACAACAAGGGCGAGGGCGGAAGCCTGGCACTGCTCGCGCTGATCAACAGGTCGAGCGGGCAGAAGCGATGGACCGCGGGAATCGTGTTGCTGGGCGTGTTTGCCACGGCGCTCTTCTATGGCGATTCGATGATTACCCCGGCGGTTTCGGTGCTGTCGGCGGTCGAGGGGCTTGCGGTCGCCGCGCCAGCCTTCTCGAACTGGGTGCTTCCGATCGCGATCGCGATCCTGGTTATCCTGTTTTCGATCCAGCGCACCGGCACCGCGCGGGTTGGCGCGATGTTCGGGCCGATCATGCTCACCTATTTCGCGACGATCGCGACGCTTGGGCTGATCAGCGCGTCGCAGACGCCCGGCGTATTGTGGGCCTTTCTGCCCAGCTACGCGTTTAATTTCTTTGTCGTCGATCCATTCGCGGCGTTCCTTGCGCTGGGTTCGGTGGTGCTCGCCGTGACGGGCGCCGAGGCGCTCTACGCCGATATGGGGCATTTCGGCCGCAAGCCGATCCGCTTCTCGTGGCTGTGGTTCGTGCTGCCTGCGCTGATGTGCAACTATCTGGGGCAAGGCGCGCTGCTGATGCGCGACGCGACGGCGCTACAGAACCCGTTCTACATGCTCGCGCCCGAATATCTGCGGTTGCCGCTCGTCGGGATTGCGACGATGGCCGCGATCATCGCGTCGCAGGCGGTAATCACCGGCGCCTTCTCGGTGACCCAGCAGGGCATCCAGCTCGGTTTCATCCCGCGCCTGCGCATCACGCACACCAGCGCGTCGACCGCGGGACAGATCTACATCCCGCTGATCAACTGGGCGCTGATGATCGCGATCATCCTGCTCGTGCTGACCTTCCAGACCTCGTCCAACCTGACCGCGGCCTATGGCATCGCGGTGACCGGGGCGATGCTGATCGACAATTTCCTCATCGCGGTCGTGCTGTTCACGCTGTGGAAGTGGAAGAAGCGCTACGCGATTCCGCTGCTCGCGCTCTTCTTCCTCGTCGATCTCGCCTACTTCACTGCCAACCTCACCAAGGTTCCCGATGGCGGCTGGTTCCCGCTGCTGGCGGGCGTGGTGATCTTCACGTTGCTGACCACCTGGGCCAAGGGGCGCCGCCTGATGGTCGAGCGGATGCGTGAGAGCGCGATGCCCATCAAGGTGTTCATCCAGTCCGCCGCGGGATCGGCGGCGCGGGTGCCGGGGACCGCGGTGTTCATGACTTCGACCCCCGAAGGCGTGCCGCATGCGCTGCTTCACAATCTGAAGCACAACAAGGTGCTGCACGAGCGGGTGATCCTGCTGACCGTCAAGATCGCCGACATGCCCTATGTCGCCGAGGAAGCACGGGTGAAGGTCGACGATCTGGGGCAGGGCTTTCACCGTATGCTGCTCTATTACGGCTTCATGCAGGAAGCCGACGTGCCCGGAGCGCTGAAAGCGGTGGGGGCCTGTGGCGGCAAGTGCGGCGGTGCGTTCAACATGATGGACACGAGCTTTTTCCTGTCCCGCCAGACGCTGTTGCCCTCGGAACGGCCGGGGATGCGAATCTGGCGCGAAAAGCTGTTCGCCTGGATGCTGCGCAACGCGGAAAGCGCGATGGAGTTCTTCCGCCTGCCCACCAACCGCGTCGTCGAACTGGGCAGCCAGGTCGAGATTTGA
- a CDS encoding 2'-5' RNA ligase family protein, giving the protein MTPDQVRAGSAPIIVTALLGRADQAALDAMRREHYPPDRNVLPAHLTLFHHLPPSVEEELKHRLNAATRGVRAPAAKAAGLMSLGRGVAVKIESPGLAAIRNELSEAFAGLLMPQDAGGWRPHITIQNKVAPSMAKLLLGALGKEFRARDVEIAGLAAWWYRGGPWEPLSRHMFA; this is encoded by the coding sequence TTGACCCCGGATCAGGTCCGGGCGGGCAGCGCGCCGATCATCGTTACCGCGCTGCTCGGGCGTGCGGATCAGGCGGCGCTGGATGCAATGCGGCGCGAGCATTATCCGCCCGATCGCAACGTGCTGCCCGCGCATCTGACGCTGTTCCATCACCTCCCGCCTTCGGTGGAGGAGGAACTGAAACATCGTCTGAACGCGGCCACGCGTGGCGTACGGGCGCCGGCGGCAAAGGCGGCGGGGCTGATGTCGCTGGGGCGCGGGGTCGCAGTGAAGATCGAATCGCCGGGGCTCGCTGCGATCCGCAACGAATTGAGCGAAGCGTTTGCGGGATTGCTGATGCCGCAGGATGCCGGCGGATGGCGGCCGCACATCACGATCCAGAACAAGGTCGCTCCGTCGATGGCGAAGCTGCTTTTGGGCGCGCTGGGCAAGGAATTCCGCGCGCGGGATGTGGAGATCGCGGGGCTGGCGGCGTGGTGGTATCGCGGCGGGCCATGGGAACCGCTGTCGCGACATATGTTCGCTTGA
- a CDS encoding DoxX family protein: protein MNTTTASPALATASAVTTAGVLPLIARVSIAAIFILSGLSKLGAPAGTIGYIASAGLPLPEAGYAIALLVEIVGGLLLAIGYRTRFVAAALALFTVAAAIFFHNALGDQNQFIHFFKNLAIAGGLLQVVAYGAGRISFDKR from the coding sequence ATGAACACCACCACCGCTTCGCCTGCCCTTGCCACGGCTTCGGCCGTCACCACCGCCGGCGTGCTTCCGCTGATTGCACGCGTGTCGATCGCCGCGATCTTCATTCTCAGCGGCCTGTCCAAGCTCGGCGCGCCGGCCGGCACGATCGGCTACATCGCCTCGGCGGGACTCCCGTTGCCCGAGGCAGGCTATGCCATCGCCCTTCTGGTCGAGATCGTCGGCGGGCTCCTGCTCGCTATCGGCTACCGCACCCGCTTCGTAGCGGCCGCGCTGGCGCTCTTCACCGTCGCCGCGGCAATCTTCTTCCACAATGCACTGGGCGACCAGAACCAGTTCATCCACTTCTTCAAGAATCTCGCCATCGCCGGCGGCCTGCTCCAGGTCGTCGCATACGGAGCCGGCCGGATCAGCTTCGACAAGCGCTGA
- a CDS encoding pirin family protein — MIELRPFDSLGGDNHGWLDAKHHFSFANYHDEKRVNWGNLRVWNDDTIQPKTGFPPHPHRDMEIITYVRKGAITHQDNLGNKGRTEAGDVQVMSAGTGITHSEYNMEDTVTQIFQIWIIPTRNGEKPSWGSRPFPKGDRTGQFVTLASGYDGDGDALPIRTDARVIAATLKAGESAEYPLTAARKAYLVPATGSVEIEGVRVNARDGAAISDLETLRVTAIEDSEIVLVDAA; from the coding sequence ATGATCGAACTTCGTCCTTTCGACAGCCTTGGCGGCGACAATCATGGCTGGCTGGATGCCAAGCATCATTTCTCGTTTGCCAATTATCACGATGAGAAGCGCGTCAACTGGGGCAATCTGCGCGTCTGGAACGACGACACGATTCAGCCCAAGACCGGCTTTCCGCCTCACCCCCATCGCGACATGGAAATCATCACCTATGTCCGAAAGGGTGCGATCACCCATCAGGATAACCTCGGCAACAAGGGCCGCACCGAAGCGGGCGACGTACAGGTGATGAGCGCCGGCACCGGCATCACGCACAGCGAATATAATATGGAGGATACGGTCACCCAGATCTTCCAGATCTGGATCATTCCGACCCGCAATGGCGAGAAGCCGAGCTGGGGCTCGCGACCCTTTCCCAAGGGCGATCGCACCGGCCAGTTCGTGACGCTGGCGAGCGGTTACGATGGCGATGGCGACGCGCTGCCGATCCGTACCGATGCGCGTGTGATCGCTGCAACGCTCAAAGCGGGCGAGAGTGCGGAGTATCCGCTGACCGCAGCGCGCAAGGCCTATCTCGTCCCCGCGACGGGATCCGTGGAAATCGAGGGCGTTCGCGTCAACGCCCGCGACGGCGCCGCGATCAGCGATCTCGAGACGCTGCGCGTCACCGCGATCGAGGACAGTGAGATCGTGCTCGTCGACGCAGCCTGA
- a CDS encoding LysR family transcriptional regulator, with the protein MVQPGTPTYDQLRIFLAVVEAGSFGAAARRLNRAVSVISYGITNLEAQLGVDLFEREGSRRPQLTVAGRAVLAEARTVAQGMDGLRAKVRGLLEGLEAEVSLAVDVMVPAERLGTALREFRIAFPTVSLRLHVEALGAVTALVLDGKAGVGISGPLATDADGIELVAAGSVEMIPVAAPDHPLAQLHPMPPGAARGHIQLVLTDRSPLTQGRDFAVQSPRTWRLADLGAKHQLLRQGIGWGNMPLPMVEPDLVDGTLVRLAMPEQPGGAYRFSGIYRRDTPPGPAAAWLLDRFVAIGDEAGVRPGLPDI; encoded by the coding sequence ATGGTTCAGCCCGGTACGCCGACCTACGACCAGCTCCGCATTTTCCTCGCCGTGGTTGAGGCGGGGAGCTTTGGCGCGGCGGCGCGTCGGCTCAACCGCGCGGTCTCGGTGATCAGCTACGGCATCACCAATCTCGAGGCGCAGCTTGGCGTCGACCTGTTTGAGCGTGAAGGCTCGCGGCGCCCGCAACTCACCGTTGCTGGGCGTGCTGTTCTGGCAGAAGCGCGAACGGTCGCGCAGGGAATGGACGGGTTGCGGGCCAAGGTGCGCGGGCTGCTTGAGGGACTCGAGGCGGAGGTGAGCCTAGCGGTCGATGTCATGGTTCCGGCAGAGAGGCTCGGTACTGCGCTCCGCGAGTTCCGCATCGCCTTTCCGACCGTGTCGCTGAGGTTGCACGTCGAGGCGCTGGGCGCGGTGACCGCGCTGGTGCTCGATGGGAAGGCCGGAGTAGGGATCAGCGGTCCGCTTGCCACCGATGCCGATGGCATCGAACTGGTCGCGGCGGGATCGGTGGAGATGATCCCGGTCGCCGCGCCCGATCATCCGCTCGCACAGCTTCATCCGATGCCGCCAGGTGCCGCGCGAGGGCATATCCAGCTCGTCTTGACCGATCGCTCTCCGCTCACGCAGGGGCGCGATTTCGCCGTGCAAAGTCCTCGGACCTGGCGTCTCGCCGATCTTGGCGCCAAGCACCAGTTGCTGCGCCAGGGGATCGGTTGGGGCAATATGCCGCTGCCGATGGTCGAGCCCGATCTGGTGGACGGCACGCTGGTTCGGCTCGCGATGCCCGAGCAGCCGGGCGGCGCCTATCGTTTTTCTGGCATCTATCGCCGAGACACCCCACCGGGCCCTGCCGCAGCCTGGTTACTGGACCGGTTCGTGGCGATCGGCGACGAAGCCGGGGTCCGACCGGGACTTCCCGACATCTGA